Proteins encoded by one window of Gordonia jinghuaiqii:
- a CDS encoding SDR family oxidoreductase: MKVAVIGASGVLGSQVADLLAGRGHDVVRANRATGVDAYTGEGLAQVCAGADAVVDCLSLQTLKAKEAIDFFATAAGNIGRAAAQARVAHVICVSIVNADVPAVNAKFGYYQGKAAQEEAYRKAIDPAALTIVASVQWFELAEQMMGTMSFGPLAVVPKMRCRPAAASDVAVSLADVVVAGPQGTSKVEVAGPAVMDLVDVAKAVAAQQGSPRWVVGVPFGGPAIRGGGLVPDNPDVVTETTLDQWLDARRHTPVGGSR, translated from the coding sequence GGGGGCATGACGTGGTGCGAGCGAACCGGGCCACCGGCGTCGACGCGTACACCGGTGAGGGTCTGGCGCAGGTGTGCGCAGGCGCCGACGCCGTCGTCGACTGTCTGAGTCTGCAGACACTGAAGGCGAAGGAGGCGATCGACTTCTTCGCCACCGCCGCCGGCAACATCGGCCGGGCGGCCGCGCAGGCGCGGGTCGCACACGTCATCTGTGTCTCCATCGTGAACGCCGATGTCCCCGCGGTGAACGCGAAATTCGGTTACTACCAAGGGAAAGCGGCGCAGGAGGAGGCGTACCGGAAGGCGATCGACCCGGCCGCACTGACCATCGTGGCGTCGGTGCAGTGGTTCGAACTCGCCGAGCAGATGATGGGCACCATGAGCTTCGGGCCTCTCGCGGTGGTGCCGAAGATGCGGTGCCGCCCGGCTGCCGCGTCGGATGTCGCGGTCTCCCTCGCCGACGTCGTGGTCGCCGGTCCGCAGGGCACCTCGAAGGTCGAGGTGGCCGGCCCGGCCGTGATGGATCTGGTGGATGTCGCCAAAGCGGTTGCGGCTCAACAGGGGTCGCCGCGTTGGGTGGTGGGCGTGCCGTTCGGCGGTCCGGCGATCCGCGGCGGCGGACTGGTGCCGGACAATCCGGACGTGGTCACCGAGACGACTCTCGACCAGTGGCTCGATGCTCGTCGGCATACACCGGTCGGTGGTTCGCGGTGA
- a CDS encoding carboxymuconolactone decarboxylase family protein, whose protein sequence is MWIPQDNPAVYKALVALQRASSAGIDPELAELLVLRASQLNGCAYCLHMHTSDALAKGIDPHRLMLIATWRDAGALFTPAERAALALTESVTLIGENGVPAHVFDTVREHFDATQAGQLVATIVMINAWNRIALAGGYPAGLDERRQVVRASADAPG, encoded by the coding sequence ATGTGGATTCCGCAGGACAACCCCGCGGTCTACAAGGCGTTGGTGGCGCTGCAGCGTGCGTCGTCGGCGGGGATCGATCCCGAACTCGCCGAACTGCTCGTTCTGCGGGCATCCCAGCTCAACGGATGTGCGTACTGCCTGCACATGCACACCTCCGACGCCCTGGCGAAGGGCATCGACCCGCACCGGCTGATGCTGATCGCGACATGGCGGGACGCCGGTGCGCTGTTCACCCCAGCCGAGCGTGCTGCGCTCGCGCTCACCGAGAGCGTCACGCTGATCGGTGAGAACGGGGTCCCCGCCCACGTGTTCGACACCGTGCGAGAGCATTTCGACGCCACCCAGGCCGGCCAGCTCGTCGCCACGATCGTGATGATCAACGCCTGGAACCGCATCGCGCTGGCCGGCGGTTATCCGGCCGGACTCGACGAACGTCGCCAGGTGGTCAGAGCTTCCGCAGACGCACCCGGTTGA